One genomic window of Medicago truncatula cultivar Jemalong A17 chromosome 1, MtrunA17r5.0-ANR, whole genome shotgun sequence includes the following:
- the LOC25484361 gene encoding oxidation resistance protein 1 yields the protein MHAFKDKVTQKLSDLFPTNSPTSFSSSSQASHHPKEGKSLSSYLSYIIPSGSNTDKHQYDKKATQSSSSSGYNYEDFDYQDVPPDAYVDCNPTSNSIDLTKDEIVNEDHTSIRSSSSSDVFEEANGQQSPNASKKSLRNLSDDSTFISPELYEFFESCLPNIVKGCQWVLLYSTLKHGISLRTLIRKSAELSGPALLIVGDRQGAVFGGLLDCPLKPTPKRKYQGTNQTFVFTTVYGQPRLFRPTGANRYYYMCLNDLLGLGGGGNFALCLDGDLLTGTSGPCDTFGNQCLAHSPEFELKNIELWGFTHALPG from the exons atgcACGCTTTCAAAGATAAAGTCACACAGAAGCTTTCCGATCTCTTTCCCACTAATTCTCCCACctccttctcctcctcctcccag gCTAGCCACCATCCCAAAGAGGGTAAATCTTTGTCTTCATATTTATCTTACATTATCCCGTCAGGATCAAACACAGACAAGCATCAATATGATAAAAAAGCTACtcaatcatcatcttcttctggATATAATTATGAGGATTTTGACTATCAGGATGTTCCACCAGATGCATATGTCGATTGCAATCCAACAAGTAACAGTATTGATTTAACTAAAGATGAAATTGTAAATGAAGACCATACCTCTATAAGGAGTAGTAGCAGTTCCGATGTTTTCGAAGAAGCAAATGGTCAGCAATCCCCAAATGCTTCAAAGAAGTCTCTGAGAAATCTTTCAGATGACTCTACTTTCATATCTCCTGAGTTGTATGAATTTTTTGAATCATGCCTCCCTAATATAGTAAAAGGATGTCAATGGGTCTTACTTTATAG TACGTTGAAACATGGAATATCACTTCGTACACTTATTCGCAAGAGTGCTGAACTTTCCGGTCCTGCATTGCTG ATTGTTGGAGATAGGCAAGGTGCTGTGTTTGGCGGGCTGCTAGATTGCCCCTTGAAACCTACACCAAAGAGAAAATATCAA GGGACAAACCAAACTTTTGTCTTTACAACTGTATACGGTCAGCCAAGGCTGTTTCGACCTACTG GGGCCAACCGGTACTACTACATGTGTTTGAATGACTTACTTGGACTTGGTGGTGGCGGTAATTTTGCTTTATGCTTAGATGGAGATTT GTTAACTGGAACTAGTGGACCTTGTGATACATTTGGAAACCAATGTCTAGCTCATAGTCCAGAGTTTGAGTTGAAGAATATTGAG TTGTGGGGTTTTACACATGCTCTGCCAGGCTAA